In the genome of Drosophila yakuba strain Tai18E2 chromosome 3R, Prin_Dyak_Tai18E2_2.1, whole genome shotgun sequence, one region contains:
- the LOC6536069 gene encoding uncharacterized protein LOC6536069, whose product MMQVPLQHCSCVLAVLVLLWSGGLAQLQVQAQSGYNYGRPEVANVGGATAGGRLTAVPYPTAPALPLTPAPTTTAYGAGLFPSPAVGFTPSGQATTAFGAPAIVGATNSVNPPRRTSSGGLSTPSSRNGPYGPQASQYGNTPSGSPIRVPSGTGDSGDYNDSDGDYSAIPGVPGVDYPIYAQVPRTNFDCAQQPLPGYYADIETQCQVFHICALNRTYSFLCPNGTVFSQETLVCVWWNQYDCVSAPSLYANNAYIYDYSERSGSNLGSSNSNNAYRSGATTSTAFGAPLATTGTLRATGVPQVAGYNSGRGSYPSATPTPTAQPQSPYGAGAGLRSAIVPSAAVNRLPPSGAAVGLLATAAGALPESSVAGFGQQQSGGNREYLPPAGVGQQRQRGGTNA is encoded by the exons ATGATGCAAGTACCCCTGCAACACTGTTCGTGCGTCTTGGCAG TTTTGGTGCTGCTCTGGAGTGGCGGATTAGCCCAGTTGCAAGTCCAG GCTCAAAGTGGGTACAATTATGGTCGTCCCGAGGTAGCCAATGTGGGAGGAGCCACCGCTGGAGGTCGCTTGACAGCAGTACCTTATCCCACAGCACCAGCCCTACCACTTACTCCTGCTCCAACCACCACTGCATATGGGGCGGGGTTATTCCCCTCACCCGCTGTTGGATTTACGCCTAGTGGACAGGCTACTACTGCTTTTGGAGCCCCCGCCATTGTCGGAGCAACAAACTCCGTTAACCCGCCGAGAAGAACTTCATCTGGCGGATTATCTACCCCATCATCTCGCAATGGACCCTATGGACCACAGGCTTCACAGTATGGAAATACTCCCAGTGGTTCTCCAATCCGGGTTCCTAGTGGAACTGGAGACAGCGGGGACTACAACGATTCCGATGGTGACTACTCGGCCATTCCGGGTGTTCCTGGAGTAGATTACCCTATTTACGCCCAGGTGCCGCGCACCAATTTCGACTGTGCGCAACAGCCTCTGCCAGGATATTATGCTGACATAGAGACCCAGTGCCAGGTGTTCCACATCTGCGCCCTCAACCGGACCTACTCCTTCCTGTGCCCCAATGGCACAGTGTTTAGCCAGGAGACATTAGTCTGCGTGTGGTGGAACCAGTACGACTGCGTTTCGGCGCCCAGTCTATATGCGAATAATGCCTATATCTATGATTACTCTGAGAGAAGTGGCTCCAATCTGGGATCATCGAATTCCAACAATGCCTACCGTTCGGGTGCTACTACCTCGACTGCCTTCGGGGCACCTCTGGCCACGACTGGAACACTTCGAGCCACCGGAGTGCCTCAGGTCGCTGGATATAACTCCGGACGGGGGTCCTATCCttcagccacgcccaccccaACCGCCCAGCCTCAAAGTCCTTATGGCGCTGGAGCCGGCCTTCGCTCCGCCATTGTCCCGAGCGCTGCAGTTAATCGGTTACCACCATCCGGAGCAGCTGTCGGTCTTCTGGCCACTGCCGCCGGAGCTCTTCCCGAGAGTTCGGTGGCTGGGTTCGGGCAACAGCAGTCGGGCGGAAATAGAGAGTACCTGCCGCCAGCTGGTGTTGGACAACAACGGCAACGAGGAGGCACCAACGCATAG
- the LOC6536070 gene encoding mucin-5AC has protein sequence MMLMPLKGNSKYKMRCTQLLLCAIIVLVLLGHTSAESKYRTPARILAKQTGATQFEEERFEAHTNCNEHKHHLKKRASDEDVDYEVYQGVVGRPGIDFPIYPRIPKTSFSCRSYGNGYFADMETDCQVFHICEEGRKISFLCPNGTIFQQSELTCDWWFKVNCLGSSGYYAESAEILNKQRVHRVRPSVPVQGFNIVGGGLNIKPKVIPVAGQGRSGPRANPDRRIDSTEDVPASVESVDFDDVSGEKQRKVLPSIDNNSNDHESQITAESSSFVSGSGKRRTNKENSPNRNEDITVLKPARNRTPVASQERGVSTERARNGQRGQHRYSGSEEHSKEREKPTPGQSKEKPEFFEAHSTRSVPQTTAHYSTGSHSTVRRLEPSKSTPFYTPTVPSLVKSKSTEGKLNYIKGGHVATTPNPHRFGSSSSGIFIESSTAPKLKPTASASIELGSTFKPVIIGMRHHYDVASSGEFRSPSKSTESRDYLPTTPSPSAASSGPTYLPKSGKSPRDNTGGAAGEDVLLFAPNPAKEESVYRNVQDMLKTMNLLKNQFEDVELNAAAAAPARVGLEIPPSSGPDALVSFAKYFAQEHNETINSLSKKDKSEKVDKTDVQTKLSVKPPPLPTIKPSDTTALLTTSENPPAISDNADDIKKSLLSDTTVKKYSNLFGLKSAQGRGAGESDISAGLLSNQANGTQSEAGPRHDQFPQIGSTGSTIGALADKPETRKIAQIFSNALSSYLDNPATFRAELAARAHPTEPPKTPNFKPVTTTDRSLFSDGTAKYYLPTKGLPDATTPTPNSIAAEINHKFDSTLAPDFSTTTELYEGSTNRGLEFSGELSPPSQDSGEEFLQQQQTQSFVKSRNDLLKDARPQKLVTTHKPTEHPWALKSQTDFLDPLTINDGLMKEQRTSTSSTTTSTSTTASPFAYRVTTPTPSRYEWEDIFRSYDIPRDALPSSSGLQRIANKLFGGLNEQEALHLRNVMAKAEHDRQVLSLLLLLIQTCDDHNGKALERSRKHLLNALIDIDSKTPAGGKTSRQRLTTTNRIPVTTFRRGGAAAADYFTSTTPGYTTTTDLPTTTGLGAGSYEETTKFEIRVEDLEETTTTTAPLLEVNSDRRALELLKSLYSLASKFSSRR, from the exons ATGATGTTGATGCCGCTTAAAG GCAATTCCAAATACAAAATGCGGTGCACGCAGCTCTTGTTGTGCG CTATAATTGTACTGGTACTCCTGGGCCACACAAGCGCAGAATCAAAG TATCGAACTCCAGCTCGGATATTGGCCAAGCAAACGGGTGCTACTCAATTCGAGGAGGAACGCTTTGAGGCCCATACGAACTGTAACGAACACAAGCACCACTTGAAGAAACGTGCTTCTGATGAGGATGTGGATTACGAGGTGTACCAAGGAGTTGTTGGGCGACCGGGCATCGACTTTCCCATCTATCCACGAATTCCCAAGACCTCGTTCAGCTGCCGTTCATATGGCAACGGCTACTTTGCAGATATGGAAACCGATTGTCAG GTCTTTCACATCTGTGAGGAGGGCCGTAAGATCTCTTTCCTCTGCCCTAATGGCACGATCTTTCAGCAGAGCGAGCTCACCTGCGACTGGTGGTTCAAGGTTAACTGCCTGGGATCCTCGGGCTATTACGCAGAGAGTGCAGAGATCCTCAACAAGCAGCGAGTGCATCGCGTGCGTCCTTCTGTTCCCGTGCAGGGCTTTAATATCGTGGGTGGAGGGCTAAACATAAAGCCCAAAGTCATCCCAGTTGCTGGGCAGGGAAGGTCTGGACCGCGAGCCAATCCCGACAGGCGTATCGATTCCACGGAGGATGTTCCCGCCTCAGTGGAGAGTGTGGACTTTGATGATGTGTCTGGCGAGAAGCAGCGAAAGGTTCTCCCCAGCATCGATAACAATAGCAACGATCACGAAAGTCAGATAACAGCGGAAAGCTCCTCATTTGTTAGCGGTTCCGGCAAGCGGAGAACCAATAAGGAGAACAGCCCAAATCGTAACGAAGACATCACGGTCTTAAAACCCGCTCGTAACAGGACTCCAGTTGCCTCCCAGGAAAGAGGAGTCTCCACTGAAAGAGCACGAAATGGACAGCGGGGACAGCATCGTTACAGTGGTAGTGAGGAACACAGCAAAGAGAGGGAGAAGCCAACTCCCGGCCAATCCAAGGAAAAGCCCGAGTTCTTTGAAGCTCATTCCACCCGGTCTGTGCCACAAACCACAGCTCACTATTCTACCGGAAGTCATTCCACCGTGCGTCGGCTAGAGCCCAGCAAATCCACGCCATTCTACACCCCCACTGTGCCCAGTTTGGTCAAATCGAAGAGCACCGAGGGTAAACTGAACTATATCAAGGGTGGTCATGTGGCCACAACACCCAATCCCCACAGATTCGGAAGTTCCAGCTCtggtatttttattgaatCCTCCACGGCTCCAAAGCTCAAGCCCACCGCTAGTGCCAGTATCGAACTAGGCAGCACGTTCAAGCCAGTTATCATTGGCATGCGCCATCACTATGATGTGGCCAGTTCCGGCGAGTTCCGATCTCCGTCGAAGTCCACCGAGAGTCGGGATTATTTGCCAACTACTCCGTCACCTTCGGCCGCTAGTAGCGGTCCAACTTATCTGCCCAAGAGTGGAAAGTCGCCAAGAGACAATACCGGCGGTGCAGCTGGAGAGGATGTTCTGTTGTTCGCCCCCAATCCTGCGAAGGAAGAGTCTGTCTACCGCAATGTGCAGGATATGCTAAAAACGATGAATCTCTTGAAAAATCAGTTCGAGGACGTGGAGTTAAAtgcagcggcggcagctcCCGCTAGAGTTGGCTTGGAGATTCCACCTTCCTCCGGTCCGGATGCCCTCGTTTCATTTGCCAAATACTTTGCACAAGAGCATAATGAAACTATTAATTCCCTAAGTAAAAAGGACAAGTCTGAGAAGGTAGACAAAACCGATGTTCAAACCAAGCTATCCGTGAAGCCACCACCACTTCCAACTATCAAGCCATCGGACACCACTGCTCTACTTACCACTTCGGAGAATCCTCCAGCCATTAGTGACAATGCGGACGACATCAAGAAGAGTCTTCTGAGTGACACTACTGTGAAGAAGTACAGCAATCTTTTTGGCCTGAAGTCAGCTCAAGGTCGTGGTGCTGGCGAGTCGGATATTAGTGCCGGATTACTCTCTAATCAGGCAAACGGAACCCAATCCGAAGCGGGACCAAGGCATGATCAGTTCCCTCAGATTGGCAGCACTGGTTCCACCATTGGAGCACTGGCGGATAAGCCCGAGACTCGTAAGATCGCGCAAATCTTCTCCAACGCTCTGTCCAGCTATCTTGATAACCCAGCTACTTTTCGTGCGGAACTTGCTGCTCGAGCGCACCCTACGGAGCCACCAAAAACTCCCAACTTTAAGCCCGTGACCACAACGGATCGGTCGCTCTTCAGCGATGGAACCGCCAAGTACTATCTGCCCACCAAGGGATTGCCAGACGCGACCACCCCCACACCGAACAGCATTGCAGCGGAAATAAACCACAAATTCGATTCCACTCTGGCTCCAGATTTCTCTACCACCACTGAGCTGTATGAAGGTAGCACGAATCGCGGCTTGGAATTCTCTGGAGAGCTTTCGCCGCCAAGTCAGGATTCCGGCGAGGAGTttctgcagcaacagcaaacgcAATCATTTGTAAAGTCTCGCAACGATCTGCTCAAGGATGCTAGACCTCAAAAGCTAGTTACAACCCACAAGCCCACTGAGCATCCATGGGCACTCAAGTCGCAAACGGACTTCCTCGATCCCCTAACCATCAACGATGGTCTGATGAAGGAGCAAAGAActtccaccagcagcaccacaacgtccacatccacaacaGCATCACCGTTTGCCTACAGGGTAACCACACCCACACCATCTCGTTACGAGTGGGAGGACATCTTCCGCAGCTACGACATTCCCAGGGATGCACTGCCTTCCAGTAGTGGGCTGCAGAGGATTGCTAACAAGTTGTTCGGCGGCCTCAACGAACAGGAGGCACTGCACCTACGCAACGTGATGGCAAAAGCGGAGCACGATCGCCAGGTCCTaagcttgctgctgctgctcatccAGACCTGCGATGACCACAATGGCAAGGCGCTAGAGAGAAGCCGGAAGCACCTGCTCAACGCACTTATCGATATTGATAGCAAGACACCTGCTGGAGGTAAGACCTCTCGGCAGAGGTTGACCACCACCAACCGCATCCCAGTGACCACATTCCGACGTGGTGGTGCCGCCGCAGCCGACTACTTCACCAGTACCACGCCTGGCTATACGACAACCACGGATCTGCCCACCACAACAGGTTTGGGGGCGGGCAGCTACGAGGAGACCACCAAGTTCGAAATACGCGTCGAGGATCTGGAGGAGaccacgacgacgacggccCCTCTGCTGGAGGTCAACTCGGACCGCAGGGCCTTGGAGCTGCTCAAGTCATTATATTCGCTGGCGTCCAAGTTCAGCAGCAGGCGATAG
- the LOC6536071 gene encoding facilitated trehalose transporter Tret1 isoform X1, producing MQLCSRRTRWQLISTLILCIMALAQGISLGWFSPTLPTLISDNSPIGKPIDISEVKWIGAAFGIGCLFCNLVICVPVSYFGIKKCMYFVPLPNIINWILIYFASKSAYFYVCRVLLGLSGGTLVVCFPVFIAEVSDNSIRGTLGSIFIMTLCSGITVGFVLVYCLSYHVLPCVVIVLPILYLCLIIPLPEPPQDLLKRGHEEKAEKSFCFYNNFSKDPAEQEEIKAEFVNLRNKVLDSGISEKFTRADFFNKVSGKAFGLIAVVLVSNQLSGSFAIFNYASTIFEQLGSRMEPNLCGIFLGVLQVLGLISAVFLVDRVGRRRLLIPSLAGVGMAELGVGLLKSFASQEFLNRNGWIGLTLMGIVSYTVSVGIVALTFVIIVELLPLKIRAPGISISMCGLSVTIFIALMVYPVLINDFGLHVTMFISAGFCLLGLVVLGIFLPETRGKSITQ from the exons ATGCAACTCTGTAGCAGACGCACCCGCTGGCAGTTGATTTCCACCCTGATAT TGTGCATTATGGCATTGGCTCAAGGAATATCCCTAGGATGGTTCTCGCCCACTCTGCCCACTCTCATCTCCGACAACAGTCCAATTGGAAAACCAATTGACATCAGCGAGGTGAAGTG GATCGGTGCTGCTTTTGGAATTGGGTGTCTGTTTTGCAATTTGGTAATTTGCGTACCGGTCTCGTATTTCGGAATTAAGAAGTGCATGTATTTCGTGCCCCTACCAAATATC ATCAATTGGATCCTAATCTACTTCGCAAGCAAATCCGCATATTTTTATGTGTGTCGTGTACTTTTGGGACTTTCTGGTGGCACTTTGGTGGTTTGCTTTCCTGTATTTATCGCGGAAGTATCTGATAATAG CATTCGTGGCACTCTAGGCTCTATTTTTATAATGACCCTCTGTAGTGGCATAACGGTGGGATTTGTATTGGTCTATTGCCTATCCTACCATGTGCTTCCGTGCGTCGTCATAGTCCTGCCAATTCTATATTTGTGCCTCATCATTCCCCTTCCTGAGCCGCCACAGGACTTACTGAAACGGGGCCATGAAGAAAAGGCCGAAAagtctttttgtttttacaacAATTTCTCGAAGGATCCAGCCGAACAGGAAGAAATTAAAGCTGAATTTGTAAACTTGCGAAATAAAGTCCTTGACAGCGGCATATCAGAGAAGTTTACTCGTGCAGATTTCT TTAACAAGGTCTCAGGGAAAGCATTTGGGCTAATCGCTGTTGTGCTGGTCTCCAATCAACTGTCGGGATCTTTTGCCATCTTCAACTATGCGTCGACCATCTTCGAGCAGCTCGGTAGCAGGATGGAACCTAATTTATGCGGCATATTTCTGGGTGTTTTGCAGGTTTTGGGATTGATCAGCGCCGTTTTCCTGGTAGACCGAGTGGGTCGTCGACGCCTTTTGATCCCATCGCTGGCCGGAGTGGGTATGGCGGAGCTGGGTGTGGGTCTATTGAAGTCCTTTGCCTCACAGGAATTCTTAAACCGCAATGGTTGGATTGGACTAACCCTAATGGGCATTGTGTCTTACACGGTGTCTGTGGGCATAGTGGCTCTCACATTTGTCATCATAGTTGAGCTTCTGCCCTTAAAG ATCCGCGCCCCTGGCATCTCCATTAGTATGTGCGGACTCAGTGTCACCATATTCATTGCCCTCATGGTTTATCCTGTCCTGATCAACGATTTTGGATTGCATGTCACAATGTTTATTTCTGCGGGTTTTTGCCTACTTGGCTTAGTAGTTCTGGGAATCTTTTTGCCTGAGACCAGGGGCAAGAGCATTACCCAATAA
- the LOC6536071 gene encoding sugar transporter ERD6-like 6 isoform X3: MQLCSRRTRWQLISTLILCIMALAQGISLGWFSPTLPTLISDNSPIGKPIDISEVKWIGAAFGIGCLFCNLVICVPVSYFGIKKCMYFVPLPNIINWILIYFASKSAYFYVCRVLLGLSGGTLVVCFPVFIAEVSDNSIRGTLGSIFIMTLCSGITVGFVLVYCLSYHVLPCVVIVLPILYLCLIIPLPEPPQDLLKRGHEEKAEKSFCFYNNFSKDPAEQEEIKAEFVNLRNKVLDSGISEKFTRADFTVGIFCHLQLCVDHLRAAR; encoded by the exons ATGCAACTCTGTAGCAGACGCACCCGCTGGCAGTTGATTTCCACCCTGATAT TGTGCATTATGGCATTGGCTCAAGGAATATCCCTAGGATGGTTCTCGCCCACTCTGCCCACTCTCATCTCCGACAACAGTCCAATTGGAAAACCAATTGACATCAGCGAGGTGAAGTG GATCGGTGCTGCTTTTGGAATTGGGTGTCTGTTTTGCAATTTGGTAATTTGCGTACCGGTCTCGTATTTCGGAATTAAGAAGTGCATGTATTTCGTGCCCCTACCAAATATC ATCAATTGGATCCTAATCTACTTCGCAAGCAAATCCGCATATTTTTATGTGTGTCGTGTACTTTTGGGACTTTCTGGTGGCACTTTGGTGGTTTGCTTTCCTGTATTTATCGCGGAAGTATCTGATAATAG CATTCGTGGCACTCTAGGCTCTATTTTTATAATGACCCTCTGTAGTGGCATAACGGTGGGATTTGTATTGGTCTATTGCCTATCCTACCATGTGCTTCCGTGCGTCGTCATAGTCCTGCCAATTCTATATTTGTGCCTCATCATTCCCCTTCCTGAGCCGCCACAGGACTTACTGAAACGGGGCCATGAAGAAAAGGCCGAAAagtctttttgtttttacaacAATTTCTCGAAGGATCCAGCCGAACAGGAAGAAATTAAAGCTGAATTTGTAAACTTGCGAAATAAAGTCCTTGACAGCGGCATATCAGAGAAGTTTACTCGTGCAGATTTC ACTGTCGGGATCTTTTGCCATCTTCAACTATGCGTCGACCATCTTCGAGCAGCTCGGTAG
- the LOC6536071 gene encoding facilitated trehalose transporter Tret1 isoform X2 has protein sequence MALAQGISLGWFSPTLPTLISDNSPIGKPIDISEVKWIGAAFGIGCLFCNLVICVPVSYFGIKKCMYFVPLPNIINWILIYFASKSAYFYVCRVLLGLSGGTLVVCFPVFIAEVSDNSIRGTLGSIFIMTLCSGITVGFVLVYCLSYHVLPCVVIVLPILYLCLIIPLPEPPQDLLKRGHEEKAEKSFCFYNNFSKDPAEQEEIKAEFVNLRNKVLDSGISEKFTRADFFNKVSGKAFGLIAVVLVSNQLSGSFAIFNYASTIFEQLGSRMEPNLCGIFLGVLQVLGLISAVFLVDRVGRRRLLIPSLAGVGMAELGVGLLKSFASQEFLNRNGWIGLTLMGIVSYTVSVGIVALTFVIIVELLPLKIRAPGISISMCGLSVTIFIALMVYPVLINDFGLHVTMFISAGFCLLGLVVLGIFLPETRGKSITQ, from the exons ATGGCATTGGCTCAAGGAATATCCCTAGGATGGTTCTCGCCCACTCTGCCCACTCTCATCTCCGACAACAGTCCAATTGGAAAACCAATTGACATCAGCGAGGTGAAGTG GATCGGTGCTGCTTTTGGAATTGGGTGTCTGTTTTGCAATTTGGTAATTTGCGTACCGGTCTCGTATTTCGGAATTAAGAAGTGCATGTATTTCGTGCCCCTACCAAATATC ATCAATTGGATCCTAATCTACTTCGCAAGCAAATCCGCATATTTTTATGTGTGTCGTGTACTTTTGGGACTTTCTGGTGGCACTTTGGTGGTTTGCTTTCCTGTATTTATCGCGGAAGTATCTGATAATAG CATTCGTGGCACTCTAGGCTCTATTTTTATAATGACCCTCTGTAGTGGCATAACGGTGGGATTTGTATTGGTCTATTGCCTATCCTACCATGTGCTTCCGTGCGTCGTCATAGTCCTGCCAATTCTATATTTGTGCCTCATCATTCCCCTTCCTGAGCCGCCACAGGACTTACTGAAACGGGGCCATGAAGAAAAGGCCGAAAagtctttttgtttttacaacAATTTCTCGAAGGATCCAGCCGAACAGGAAGAAATTAAAGCTGAATTTGTAAACTTGCGAAATAAAGTCCTTGACAGCGGCATATCAGAGAAGTTTACTCGTGCAGATTTCT TTAACAAGGTCTCAGGGAAAGCATTTGGGCTAATCGCTGTTGTGCTGGTCTCCAATCAACTGTCGGGATCTTTTGCCATCTTCAACTATGCGTCGACCATCTTCGAGCAGCTCGGTAGCAGGATGGAACCTAATTTATGCGGCATATTTCTGGGTGTTTTGCAGGTTTTGGGATTGATCAGCGCCGTTTTCCTGGTAGACCGAGTGGGTCGTCGACGCCTTTTGATCCCATCGCTGGCCGGAGTGGGTATGGCGGAGCTGGGTGTGGGTCTATTGAAGTCCTTTGCCTCACAGGAATTCTTAAACCGCAATGGTTGGATTGGACTAACCCTAATGGGCATTGTGTCTTACACGGTGTCTGTGGGCATAGTGGCTCTCACATTTGTCATCATAGTTGAGCTTCTGCCCTTAAAG ATCCGCGCCCCTGGCATCTCCATTAGTATGTGCGGACTCAGTGTCACCATATTCATTGCCCTCATGGTTTATCCTGTCCTGATCAACGATTTTGGATTGCATGTCACAATGTTTATTTCTGCGGGTTTTTGCCTACTTGGCTTAGTAGTTCTGGGAATCTTTTTGCCTGAGACCAGGGGCAAGAGCATTACCCAATAA
- the LOC6536072 gene encoding facilitated trehalose transporter Tret1, whose translation MTFDSSPPQKLSVFSARYRWQFIATMTVHIMTLTHGIAVGWLSPSLRLLGSDESPLGDPLTITQASWVGSLIGLGSLTGNIIFGLLLDRLGRKVCMYFLAIPNMIYWILIYSAQDVTYLYAGRFLAGMSGGGCYVVLPIFIAEIADNSVRGALSSMAMMYVSIGMMVGFTLASYLSYKLMPCIIVALPVVFILAIIGLSETPQYLLRRGRDDQAEKSFYFYKNLTPPTSSDKEASKHDAAKIEFDTFRLQVLSGGVTESISWRDFINVPTLKIFGLIFVLIICNQLSGSFAIFNYTSHIFAELGNNLDPNTSTIVVGAAQLVGIFSAVVLVDRLGRRVLLLTSMGGMGLGELSIALLKCFASEEFLNQNGWLPLLIMCLVVSIASLGVIALIFIIIIELLPAKIRSIGTSLSMATFSGFIFVALKIYPTMIYDQGLAATMFMSAGMCLFGFIVLGLFLPETKGKLMTH comes from the exons ATGACTTTTGATTCAAGTCCACCGCAGAAGTTGAGTGTTTTTAGTGCGCGGTACCGATGGCAATTTATTGCCACCATGACGG TGCATATTATGACGCTGACCCATGGAATTGCCGTGGGATGGCTGTCCCCCTCTCTTCGACTGCTCGGATCTGACGAAAGCCCCCTGGGGGATCCCCTGACCATTACCCAGGCATCCTG GGTTGGCTCACTTATCGGCCTAGGCTCGCTGACCGGCAATATAATCTTCGGACTGCTACTCGATCGGTTGGGCCGTAAAGTGTGCATGTATTTCCTGGCCATACCCAATATG ATCTACTGGATCCTTATCTATTCCGCCCAAGACGTTACTTATCTGTATGCTGGTCGATTCCTGGCGGGAATGTCCGGAGGTGGCTGCTACGTCGTATTGCCCATATTCATAGCCGAAATTGCCGACAATAG CGTTCGGGGAGCGTTATCGTCCATGGCCATGATGTACGTTAGCATCGGTATGATGGTTGGCTTTACATTGGCCTCGTATCTCTCGTACAAACTGATGCCGTGTATTATCGTTGCTCTGCCAGTGGTGTTTATTCTGGCAATTATTGGCTTATCGGAGACACCGCAATATCTGCTGAGACGAGGCCGCGATGACCAGGCCGAGAAGTCTTTCTACTTCTACAAGAATCTAACGCCACCCACTTCCTCCGACAAGGAAGCTTCTAAGCATGACGCGGCTAAAATTGAGTTTGACACATTTCGACTTCAGGTTCTCAGCGGCGGCGTCACCGAGAGCATTTCTTGGCGAGATTTCA TAAACGTGCCTACACTGAAGATATTCGGCCTGATCTTTGTGCTGATCATCTGCAATCAGCTGTCAGGGAGCTTCGCCATATTCAACTACACATCGCACATTTTTGCGGAGCTGGGCAACAATCTTGATCCGAACACCAGCACCATTGTGGTTGGAGCTGCCCAGCTGGTGGGAATATTCAGTGCTgtggtcctggtggacagaCTGGGTCGTCGTGTTCTGCTCCTCACCTCGATGGGTGGAATGGGCTTGGGTGAGCTCTCCATTGCTCTACTAAAGTGCTTCGCCTCGGAGGAATTTCTGAATCAGAATGGATGGCTTCCTTTGCTTATCATGTGCCTTGTGGTCAGCATTGCTTCACTAGGAGTTATTGCATTgatcttcatcatcatcattgaGCTGCTCCCAGCTAAG ATCCGCTCCATTGGCACCTCCTTGAGCATGGCCACATTTAGCGGATTTATCTTTGTGGCTCTGAAGATCTACCCCACAATGATCTACGATCAGGGCCTGGCTGCCACCATGTTCATGTCGGCGGGCATGTGCCTCTTCGGATTCATTGTCTTGGGACTGTTTCTGCCGGAGACCAAAGGAAAGCTGATGACGCACTGA